Proteins encoded by one window of Orbaceae bacterium BiB:
- the eno gene encoding phosphopyruvate hydratase, whose translation MAKIVKVHGREVIDSRGNPTVEAEVHLEGGFVGLAIVPSGASTGSREALELRDGDKSRFLGKGVLKAVANVNGPIAEALIGKDALDQAAIDQIMLDLDGTDFKSNLGANSILAVSLANAKAAAAAKGVPLFAHIADLNGTPGQYSMPLPMMNIINGGEHADNNIDLQEFMIQPVGAKSLREAVRMGSEVFHTLAKVLHAKGMNTAVGDEGGFAPNLASNADALACIKEAVEKAGYVLGKDITLAMDCAASEFYNKETGKYVLKGEGGKEFTSEEFTHYLEGLANQYPIVSIEDGLDESDWNGWAYQTKALGNKLQLVGDDLFVTNTKIFKEGIDKGIANSILVKVNQIGTLTESIAAVKMAKDAGYTAVISHRSGESEDSTIADLAVGLAAGQIKTGSMSRSDRIAKYNQLIRIEEALGSKAPFHGLKEVKGQ comes from the coding sequence ATGGCAAAGATCGTTAAAGTTCATGGTCGCGAAGTAATTGATTCACGTGGTAACCCAACAGTTGAAGCTGAAGTTCATTTAGAAGGCGGTTTTGTTGGTCTAGCAATCGTTCCATCTGGTGCCTCAACTGGTTCTCGCGAAGCATTAGAACTACGTGATGGCGATAAATCTCGTTTCTTAGGTAAAGGTGTATTGAAAGCTGTTGCTAATGTTAACGGACCAATTGCTGAAGCTTTAATCGGTAAAGATGCATTAGACCAAGCTGCAATCGACCAAATCATGTTAGATTTAGATGGTACAGATTTTAAATCAAACTTAGGTGCAAACTCAATTTTAGCGGTATCTTTAGCGAATGCTAAAGCAGCAGCAGCAGCGAAAGGCGTACCTTTATTTGCTCATATCGCTGATTTGAACGGAACTCCTGGTCAATACTCTATGCCACTTCCAATGATGAACATCATCAACGGTGGTGAACATGCAGATAACAACATCGATTTACAAGAGTTTATGATTCAACCAGTTGGCGCTAAAAGTCTTCGTGAAGCAGTTCGTATGGGTTCAGAAGTATTCCATACTTTAGCTAAAGTATTACACGCTAAAGGCATGAATACTGCAGTTGGTGATGAAGGTGGTTTTGCACCAAATTTAGCATCAAATGCTGATGCATTAGCTTGTATCAAAGAAGCTGTTGAAAAAGCAGGTTATGTATTAGGTAAAGATATTACTTTAGCGATGGACTGTGCTGCTTCTGAGTTTTACAACAAAGAAACTGGTAAATATGTATTAAAAGGTGAAGGTGGTAAAGAGTTTACTTCTGAAGAGTTTACTCACTACTTAGAAGGTTTAGCAAATCAATACCCAATCGTATCTATTGAAGATGGTTTAGATGAAAGTGATTGGAATGGTTGGGCATACCAAACTAAAGCATTAGGTAACAAACTTCAATTAGTTGGTGACGATCTATTCGTAACAAATACTAAGATCTTCAAAGAAGGGATTGATAAAGGGATTGCTAACTCAATTCTAGTTAAAGTAAACCAAATCGGTACATTAACTGAATCTATTGCTGCTGTTAAAATGGCAAAAGATGCGGGTTATACTGCTGTTATCTCTCACCGTAGTGGTGAATCAGAAGATTCAACAATCGCTGATTTAGCTGTTGGTTTAGCTGCAGGTCAAATTAAAACGGGTTCTATGAGCCGTTCAGACCGTATTGCTAAATACAACCAATTAATCCGTATTGAAGAAGCTTTAGGTAGCAAAGCACCATTCCACGGTTTAAAAGAAGTTAAAGGTCAATAA
- a CDS encoding MGMT family protein, with protein MSHFIAENSFANQVYAIIAAIPPGKVVTYGQIAKMAGMPSYVRQVCFILRKLPKESKLPCHRIINGQGRLSVKDETYRRYKLKLIEEGIEFNQNDKIDLKKYGWHI; from the coding sequence ATGTCCCATTTCATTGCAGAAAATAGCTTTGCTAATCAAGTTTATGCAATTATTGCTGCTATTCCACCAGGTAAAGTGGTTACTTATGGACAAATAGCTAAAATGGCCGGAATGCCCAGTTATGTACGGCAAGTCTGTTTTATTTTACGAAAGCTACCTAAAGAGAGTAAATTACCTTGCCACCGCATTATTAATGGTCAAGGGCGATTGTCCGTTAAAGATGAAACCTATCGTCGTTATAAATTGAAATTAATCGAAGAAGGCATTGAGTTTAATCAGAACGATAAAATTGATCTAAAAAAATATGGTTGGCATATTTAA
- a CDS encoding exoribonuclease II, producing the protein MLQNNPLLAQLKQQLHSQTPRAEGVVKAHDKGYGFLETDNKKSYFIPASQMKNVLDGDKVSGILIENGEKTSFEPDTLIEPALNTFLAQVTFSNKALEIIPESVSNRLIKCKVSNDIEQKLQEHDWVKAKLVSHPLRDKSGFFAEITQFVAEDKDINALWLIALAKYNLEASAPNEVIWNEPENTDQSRIDLTDVDFFTIDGAETQDMDDALSITQDEQGNYILQVAIADPSAYINEESEIDTIACSRSFSTYLPGFTISMLPESLANKLCSLKANEKRPALVCKIVINPQGDICYDATQFNLAWVESKAKLSYEGVSNFIDHDEDLSIEIPNIQSQLKLLLQLAEIRNNWRYENALLFRDNPDYYFIFDNNRQLINIKKQTKLTAHKMVEEAMVIANQAFTDILQKQLPQGIFNIHAGFESKYLDVVIKILSENNIEGFDKDRLSSFEGYKALRQLTEKNQLLEYRLRRYQSPADFAFEANPHFGLGFHAYATWTSPIRKYGDLLNHRLLKSMINGTSPTVLDSKILSIMNKRRRATRLAEREVSNKLYCQYLQDKVGQKFAAEIIDLNRGGAKVRLTDIGAVAFLPASLIHNQRNELTISPENGYIKIKDELAYQLLDTVDVTINEVKKETGSIIVGIARE; encoded by the coding sequence ATGCTACAAAATAATCCATTATTAGCACAACTAAAACAACAACTTCATTCTCAAACACCTCGCGCAGAAGGAGTCGTCAAAGCCCATGACAAAGGTTATGGTTTTTTAGAAACTGATAATAAAAAAAGCTATTTTATTCCAGCTAGCCAGATGAAAAATGTCCTAGACGGCGATAAAGTTTCTGGAATATTAATCGAAAATGGTGAGAAAACCTCCTTTGAACCTGACACATTAATTGAACCAGCACTCAATACTTTTTTAGCTCAAGTCACCTTTAGTAATAAAGCGCTAGAGATTATCCCTGAAAGTGTATCCAACCGTCTAATTAAATGTAAAGTATCTAATGATATTGAACAAAAGCTGCAAGAACATGACTGGGTAAAAGCAAAATTAGTGTCCCATCCGCTACGAGACAAGAGTGGCTTTTTTGCTGAAATAACTCAATTTGTTGCTGAAGATAAAGATATCAATGCGTTATGGCTGATTGCCTTAGCAAAATATAACTTAGAGGCATCGGCACCAAATGAAGTGATCTGGAACGAACCTGAAAATACAGATCAATCTCGTATCGACCTGACTGATGTTGACTTTTTTACTATTGATGGTGCCGAGACGCAAGATATGGATGATGCACTATCAATCACTCAAGATGAGCAAGGTAATTATATTCTGCAAGTTGCTATTGCAGATCCTAGCGCTTATATTAATGAAGAGAGCGAAATCGATACTATTGCTTGTAGCCGTAGTTTTTCAACTTATTTACCTGGTTTTACCATTTCAATGCTACCAGAATCTCTGGCGAATAAACTGTGCTCCCTAAAAGCCAATGAAAAACGTCCGGCTCTGGTTTGCAAAATTGTCATAAATCCACAAGGTGATATCTGTTATGATGCAACACAATTTAATTTAGCTTGGGTAGAATCAAAAGCCAAATTGAGTTATGAAGGCGTGTCAAACTTTATCGATCATGATGAAGATTTATCAATAGAAATACCAAATATTCAGTCACAATTAAAATTATTACTACAATTAGCTGAGATCAGAAACAACTGGCGTTATGAAAATGCGCTGTTATTTAGAGATAACCCAGACTACTATTTTATATTTGATAATAATCGTCAGCTGATTAATATCAAAAAACAGACTAAGCTTACCGCGCATAAAATGGTTGAAGAGGCTATGGTCATCGCCAATCAAGCATTTACGGATATACTTCAAAAACAGTTACCTCAAGGGATATTTAATATTCACGCGGGATTTGAAAGTAAATATTTAGATGTAGTCATAAAAATACTAAGCGAAAACAATATAGAAGGTTTTGATAAAGATCGTTTATCTTCATTTGAAGGTTATAAAGCTTTACGTCAACTCACCGAAAAGAACCAACTACTTGAATACCGCCTAAGACGTTACCAATCACCGGCAGATTTCGCTTTCGAAGCTAATCCTCATTTTGGTTTAGGCTTTCATGCGTATGCTACATGGACATCACCAATTCGAAAATATGGTGATCTGCTAAATCATCGTTTGCTTAAATCAATGATTAACGGTACTTCACCCACTGTGCTTGATAGTAAAATATTGTCTATCATGAATAAACGCCGTAGAGCAACAAGACTCGCTGAAAGAGAAGTGAGTAACAAATTATATTGTCAATATTTGCAAGATAAAGTGGGACAAAAGTTTGCTGCTGAAATCATTGATCTCAACCGTGGCGGGGCTAAAGTCCGTTTAACTGATATCGGTGCAGTTGCTTTTCTACCAGCCTCATTAATCCATAACCAACGTAATGAACTTACAATATCACCAGAAAATGGGTATATCAAAATTAAAGATGAGTTAGCCTATCAGCTACTTGATACAGTTGATGTCACGATTAATGAAGTAAAAAAAGAAACGGGCTCAATTATTGTAGGAATTGCTCGAGAGTAA
- a CDS encoding oligopeptide transporter, OPT family: protein MNNLRELTLRGMILGAFITVIFTASNVYLGLKVGLTFSSAIPAAVISMAVLRFFSGSTILENNMVQTQASAAGTLSSIIFVLPGLLMIGYWQSFSFWLTLLVCAAGGMLGVLFSIPLRQVMVVKSTLPYPEGVAAAEILKAGCDSDNPEETKANNEGLKDILFGGVIAAGVSLFTNGFRVLADGTAYWFTQGKSIFQIPLGFSLALLSAGYLVGIISGIAILIGNIIAWGFAIPILSTMRDYSANASLSDIAMGLWASDVRFIGAGTLAIAAIWTLLTLLKPVIEGLKMSFGSMKSQVHQGKVPRTEQDLSGKTILLIMAGMLLILLATFYSFVSDSGLSTGVAWSLVLCAVLFAFIMGFLVAAACGYMAGLVGSSASPISGIGIVAVAVISLLILVLGEANDILGTAEGSNFATALALFTTSAVLAIATISNDNLQDLKTGYLVKATPWKQQVALLIGCVVGAIVIAPVLDILYNAYGFTGAMPRADMDPTQVLAAPQATLMTTIAKGIFSHQLEWTMILIGLALGAIIIIIDLVLAKSNCKFRIPALAVGMGIYLPPIITTPIFLGALISWFIRRRVYRTKNAPQNDENYRKVDRKATLIASGLIVGESLVGVIMAVVIVISISSGGDSAPLSLAPWLGDIFGSNLDVVQQLLGLFVFVVICLTFIRRALSAIKKSS, encoded by the coding sequence ATGAACAACTTACGCGAACTTACCCTGAGAGGAATGATTCTTGGGGCATTTATTACAGTTATTTTTACGGCATCTAATGTCTATTTAGGCTTAAAAGTCGGCCTAACGTTTTCCTCAGCAATTCCAGCTGCCGTGATTTCAATGGCTGTTTTACGTTTTTTCTCTGGTTCAACAATACTTGAAAATAATATGGTACAAACTCAAGCGTCAGCGGCGGGAACATTATCATCCATTATTTTCGTACTACCGGGTCTATTGATGATTGGCTATTGGCAAAGTTTTTCATTTTGGTTAACCCTACTTGTATGTGCGGCTGGGGGAATGTTAGGGGTACTATTTTCTATCCCACTGCGTCAAGTTATGGTTGTTAAAAGCACCTTACCTTATCCGGAAGGTGTAGCTGCTGCTGAAATTTTAAAAGCAGGCTGTGATTCAGATAATCCAGAAGAGACTAAAGCGAATAATGAAGGTCTAAAAGATATTCTTTTTGGTGGTGTAATTGCCGCTGGTGTTAGCTTATTTACCAATGGTTTTCGTGTGTTAGCTGACGGCACGGCATATTGGTTCACTCAAGGTAAATCGATCTTTCAAATTCCACTTGGTTTCTCGTTAGCACTACTTAGTGCGGGTTATTTAGTTGGTATTATCTCAGGTATCGCAATTTTAATTGGCAATATTATTGCTTGGGGATTTGCAATCCCAATTTTGAGTACGATGCGTGATTACTCAGCAAATGCATCTTTAAGTGATATCGCCATGGGTCTTTGGGCTAGTGATGTTCGTTTTATCGGAGCTGGAACATTAGCGATTGCCGCTATCTGGACTTTATTAACATTACTTAAACCGGTTATTGAAGGGCTAAAGATGTCATTTGGTTCAATGAAATCTCAAGTTCATCAAGGTAAAGTTCCGCGTACCGAACAAGATCTATCAGGTAAAACTATTCTATTAATTATGGCTGGAATGTTACTGATTTTACTAGCGACATTTTATTCTTTTGTTTCTGATAGTGGACTTTCTACCGGCGTTGCTTGGTCGCTCGTTTTATGTGCAGTTCTATTTGCCTTTATTATGGGCTTTTTAGTTGCGGCAGCGTGCGGTTATATGGCAGGATTAGTCGGTTCATCAGCAAGTCCAATATCAGGAATTGGTATTGTGGCTGTAGCTGTTATTTCACTATTAATTTTAGTGCTCGGCGAAGCTAATGATATTTTAGGTACAGCCGAAGGCTCCAACTTTGCAACCGCTCTTGCGCTATTCACCACCAGTGCGGTTCTTGCTATTGCAACAATTTCTAACGATAACTTACAAGATCTTAAAACGGGTTATTTAGTAAAAGCGACCCCATGGAAACAACAAGTTGCATTATTAATCGGTTGTGTTGTGGGTGCTATTGTTATCGCTCCAGTATTAGATATTTTATATAATGCTTATGGTTTTACTGGCGCGATGCCTAGAGCAGATATGGATCCAACACAAGTCCTAGCTGCACCGCAAGCAACGTTAATGACTACGATTGCTAAAGGTATCTTCTCTCATCAGTTAGAGTGGACAATGATTTTAATTGGTTTAGCCCTTGGTGCTATTATTATTATCATTGATTTAGTATTAGCAAAAAGTAACTGTAAATTCCGTATACCAGCCCTTGCTGTTGGAATGGGAATCTATTTACCACCAATTATCACCACACCTATTTTCCTTGGTGCATTAATTTCATGGTTTATTCGTCGTAGAGTGTATCGAACTAAAAATGCGCCACAAAATGATGAAAATTACCGTAAGGTTGATCGTAAAGCAACATTGATTGCTTCTGGATTAATTGTTGGTGAGAGTTTAGTTGGTGTTATCATGGCGGTAGTGATTGTAATTAGTATCTCTAGTGGGGGCGATAGTGCACCACTATCATTAGCACCTTGGTTAGGTGATATATTTGGTAGCAATTTAGATGTTGTTCAACAACTACTTGGTTTATTTGTTTTTGTTGTAATTTGTTTGACCTTTATTCGTCGAGCACTATCAGCAATTAAAAAATCATCTTAA
- the pyrG gene encoding CTP synthase (glutamine hydrolyzing), with protein MVTNYIFVTGGVVSSLGKGIAAASLAAILEARGLNVTMLKLDPYINVDPGTMSPIQHGEVFVTEDGAETDLDLGHYERFIRTKMTRRNNFTTGRIYSDVLRKERRGDYLGATIQVIPHITNAIKERVIEGAKGFDVAIVEVGGTVGDIESLPFLEALRQLAVNVGREHTLFMHLTLVPYLPSSGEVKTKPTQHSVKELLSIGIQPDILICRSDRMVPANERAKIALFCNVPEKAVISLKDVDSIYKIPALLKSQGLDSYVCNRFHLECPEANLAEWEQVIYEEANPVGEVTIGMVGKYIELPDAYKSVNEALKHGGLKNRLTVHIRYIDSEDLESKGTDMLKGLDGILIPGGFGYRGVEGKILAARYARENKVPYLGICLGLQVALIEFARNVAGMKDANSTEFVKDCTNPVVALITEWSDESGEIVHRSENSDLGGTMRLGAQVCHLEPNSLVRAMYNKDSIVERHRHRYEVNNNLLPAIVNAGLKVTGLSTDKKLVEIIENPDHPWFVACQFHPEFTSTPRDGHPLFSSFIRAANEYQQR; from the coding sequence ATGGTCACAAATTATATTTTTGTTACAGGCGGCGTTGTTTCTTCTTTAGGTAAGGGGATCGCTGCAGCATCATTGGCTGCTATACTTGAGGCGCGTGGTCTTAATGTTACTATGCTCAAGTTAGATCCTTATATCAATGTCGATCCAGGGACAATGAGCCCGATTCAACATGGTGAAGTTTTTGTTACTGAAGATGGTGCAGAAACCGATCTTGATCTTGGTCACTATGAGCGATTTATCCGCACTAAAATGACTCGTCGCAACAATTTTACAACTGGACGTATATATTCAGATGTTTTGCGTAAAGAGCGCCGTGGCGATTATTTAGGTGCAACAATTCAGGTTATTCCTCACATCACAAATGCGATAAAAGAGCGTGTGATTGAAGGGGCGAAAGGGTTTGACGTTGCTATCGTCGAAGTCGGTGGTACGGTAGGTGATATCGAATCATTACCATTTTTAGAAGCACTTCGTCAGTTAGCTGTCAATGTTGGGCGTGAGCATACATTATTTATGCATCTAACATTAGTTCCTTATTTACCTTCATCTGGTGAAGTAAAAACTAAACCAACACAACACTCAGTAAAAGAGTTACTCTCTATTGGTATTCAACCAGATATTTTAATCTGTCGTTCAGATCGTATGGTACCTGCTAATGAGCGAGCTAAAATAGCACTATTTTGTAATGTGCCAGAGAAAGCCGTTATTTCATTAAAAGATGTTGATTCGATTTATAAAATTCCAGCATTATTAAAGTCACAAGGACTTGATAGTTATGTTTGTAATCGATTCCATCTAGAGTGTCCGGAAGCTAACCTTGCTGAATGGGAACAAGTGATTTATGAAGAGGCAAATCCAGTTGGTGAAGTGACTATTGGTATGGTCGGTAAATATATTGAATTACCTGACGCCTATAAATCAGTTAATGAAGCATTAAAACATGGTGGTTTAAAAAATCGTCTAACTGTGCATATCCGTTATATTGATTCAGAAGATCTTGAGTCAAAAGGAACTGATATGTTAAAAGGTTTAGATGGTATCTTGATCCCAGGTGGTTTTGGCTACCGAGGTGTAGAAGGTAAAATTTTAGCCGCACGTTATGCAAGAGAAAATAAGGTCCCTTATTTAGGTATCTGTTTAGGTTTACAAGTAGCATTAATTGAATTCGCGCGTAATGTTGCGGGGATGAAAGATGCTAACTCTACTGAGTTTGTTAAAGATTGTACAAACCCAGTTGTCGCTCTTATTACTGAATGGAGTGATGAATCAGGTGAAATTGTTCATCGCAGTGAAAATAGTGATTTAGGTGGTACAATGAGACTAGGTGCCCAAGTTTGTCATTTAGAACCAAATTCATTAGTACGAGCTATGTACAATAAAGATTCTATTGTAGAACGTCACCGTCACCGTTATGAAGTGAATAATAATTTATTACCAGCTATTGTTAATGCTGGCTTAAAAGTAACAGGTTTATCAACAGATAAAAAATTAGTTGAGATTATTGAAAATCCAGATCATCCATGGTTTGTCGCATGTCAATTCCATCCTGAGTTTACATCAACACCAAGAGATGGTCACCCGTTATTTAGTAGTTTTATTCGCGCCGCAAATGAGTATCAGCAGCGCTAA
- a CDS encoding glutathione S-transferase N-terminal domain-containing protein → MVVAVNKRSVMTLFCDTTDIYGHQVRFVLAEKGVTAEIEFVEANHLPQELLDLNPYGTIPTLIDRDLTLYEPHIALEYLDERFPHPPLMPVYPIVRANSRLTMYRMRKEWYSAYETIINSPKSEEAKEARKSLQDDLTAVSVMFKEKPYFMSDDFTLCDCYFAPLLWRLPILDITLPKTAEKHYISYMNRIFERPAFIESLTDDEKKMRA, encoded by the coding sequence ATGGTAGTTGCTGTTAATAAACGTTCTGTAATGACATTATTTTGTGATACAACGGATATTTATGGTCATCAGGTACGTTTTGTTTTAGCGGAAAAGGGCGTTACTGCTGAGATTGAGTTTGTTGAGGCTAATCATTTACCTCAAGAGTTATTAGATCTTAACCCTTATGGCACTATTCCGACACTTATCGATCGCGACTTAACCTTATATGAACCTCATATTGCATTAGAATATCTTGATGAACGTTTTCCTCATCCACCTTTAATGCCCGTTTATCCGATTGTGAGAGCTAACTCTCGGTTAACGATGTATCGTATGCGTAAAGAGTGGTACTCCGCTTATGAAACAATTATTAATTCACCTAAATCTGAAGAAGCGAAGGAAGCTAGAAAATCATTACAAGATGATCTAACGGCTGTTTCTGTCATGTTTAAAGAAAAACCGTACTTTATGAGTGATGATTTTACTTTATGTGACTGCTATTTTGCTCCGTTATTATGGCGCTTACCTATTTTAGATATTACGCTGCCTAAAACGGCTGAAAAACATTATATCAGCTATATGAATCGAATTTTTGAGCGTCCAGCGTTTATTGAGTCATTAACTGATGATGAAAAGAAGATGAGAGCCTAA
- a CDS encoding ClpXP protease specificity-enhancing factor — protein sequence MDDLAMSPRRPYLFKAIYDWIVDNGLTPHIIVNTTVYGVIVPSEYIQNNQIVLNIAPQSVGQYSVNNDEIEFNARFAGQPNHIVVPMAAIEAVYARENGAGIAFEAEPQYENRTAEEPTKKPTSPFRVVK from the coding sequence ATGGATGATTTAGCAATGAGTCCTCGCCGTCCTTATTTATTTAAGGCGATTTATGATTGGATTGTTGATAATGGTTTAACACCACATATTATTGTTAATACAACCGTATATGGTGTGATTGTCCCTAGTGAATATATACAAAATAACCAAATTGTATTAAATATTGCCCCTCAATCTGTGGGACAATATTCGGTTAATAATGATGAGATTGAATTTAACGCAAGATTTGCCGGTCAACCTAATCATATTGTCGTTCCGATGGCGGCTATCGAGGCTGTTTATGCACGAGAGAATGGTGCCGGTATCGCTTTTGAAGCTGAACCACAATACGAAAATCGTACTGCTGAGGAGCCGACTAAAAAACCAACTAGTCCATTCCGGGTAGTAAAATAA
- the mazG gene encoding nucleoside triphosphate pyrophosphohydrolase, with translation MQSIQQLLTIIKRLRDPINGCEWDRVQTFESIKACTLEETYEVLDAIDQKNFMELKSELGDLLFQIIFYAEMADEQKKFNFDDVCKTLAEKLTSRHPHIFTHPNTAKVPWEAIKQQERDQKQQFSILDDIPHSLPALMRAEKIQKRCAAVGFDWDTLGPVIDKVKEEIDEVIAEVEQQPPVTEKVEEEVGDLLFAVVNLTRHLGLKSELTLHKANQKFERRFRQVEDKLKAKGYQLSDVSLEEMEQAWQDIKLQEQQNSNIRK, from the coding sequence TTGCAATCAATACAGCAACTTCTTACCATAATCAAACGATTGCGTGATCCCATTAATGGGTGTGAATGGGATCGTGTGCAGACTTTTGAATCCATTAAGGCTTGTACTTTAGAAGAGACTTATGAAGTTTTAGATGCCATTGATCAAAAAAACTTTATGGAACTAAAAAGTGAATTGGGTGATTTATTATTTCAAATTATCTTTTATGCTGAAATGGCGGATGAACAGAAAAAATTTAATTTTGATGATGTCTGCAAAACATTGGCTGAAAAGTTAACCAGTCGCCATCCACATATTTTTACTCATCCAAATACCGCAAAAGTACCTTGGGAAGCGATTAAACAACAAGAACGTGATCAAAAGCAGCAATTTTCTATTTTGGATGATATTCCTCATTCATTACCAGCATTAATGCGTGCAGAGAAAATTCAAAAACGTTGTGCGGCTGTTGGATTTGATTGGGATACTTTAGGGCCAGTTATCGATAAAGTAAAAGAAGAGATCGATGAAGTGATTGCTGAGGTAGAGCAACAACCGCCGGTTACTGAAAAGGTAGAAGAAGAAGTCGGTGACTTATTATTTGCTGTCGTGAATTTAACTCGTCATTTAGGATTAAAATCAGAACTAACGTTGCATAAAGCAAATCAAAAGTTTGAACGACGTTTTCGACAAGTTGAAGATAAGCTCAAAGCAAAAGGTTATCAATTAAGTGATGTTTCCCTTGAAGAAATGGAACAAGCTTGGCAAGATATTAAATTACAAGAACAGCAAAACTCGAACATTAGGAAATAA
- a CDS encoding alpha/beta fold hydrolase — protein sequence MQLHYKTTGTGQPIVFLHGLFGNLDNLAILAREFSQDYQVIQIDLRNHGLSPWSDEMNYALMADDVFKLINQLSLQNIILVGHSMGGKVAMQLTQIAPHLIAHMVVLDIAPISYCADSHTRVFKAIDACIADHLTERKDIQQTMSAYIPEPIILFLLKSYKSGRWLFNYQAITKHYADIRGWSEIEPYRQPVLFIRGSQSNYIIDDYLSDILTQFPYAAITTVEGAGHNVHTAQPKQVVALIKDWLM from the coding sequence ATGCAACTTCATTATAAAACAACAGGCACAGGTCAACCCATCGTCTTTTTACATGGTTTATTTGGTAATTTGGATAATTTAGCCATTCTGGCACGGGAATTTAGTCAAGATTATCAAGTGATTCAAATTGATCTGCGTAATCATGGTTTATCTCCTTGGTCTGATGAGATGAATTATGCATTGATGGCTGATGATGTTTTTAAATTAATTAATCAATTATCGTTACAAAATATTATTTTAGTTGGTCACTCAATGGGTGGAAAAGTAGCAATGCAGTTAACCCAAATAGCGCCTCACTTAATTGCGCATATGGTGGTGTTAGATATTGCACCAATAAGCTATTGTGCTGACTCACATACACGAGTATTTAAAGCAATTGATGCGTGTATTGCGGATCATCTGACAGAGAGAAAAGATATCCAACAGACAATGAGTGCCTATATCCCAGAGCCGATCATTTTATTTTTATTGAAATCCTATAAATCAGGTCGATGGTTATTTAATTATCAAGCGATCACAAAACATTATGCCGATATTCGTGGTTGGTCTGAAATTGAGCCTTATCGGCAGCCAGTGCTATTTATTCGTGGCAGTCAGTCAAATTATATTATTGATGATTATTTGAGTGATATTTTGACGCAATTTCCTTATGCTGCCATTACAACTGTTGAGGGCGCGGGTCATAATGTACATACAGCCCAACCTAAGCAAGTTGTAGCCTTAATTAAAGATTGGTTAATGTAG